The following are from one region of the Nocardioides marmotae genome:
- a CDS encoding MCE family protein, with product MTRPVVSRCVPLVLGLVLAAGGCSTVDRVRPPSVGEGEWRLSAVVDDALNLPVGAAVKSRGLVVGQVVDVEPDDYRARVEMAIEDDVELAEGSRFRLRYTTALGEMYVDVEPAPRGPLLADGDVVRGPAVTTSATVEDTLASASLLVNGGGLGQLQTIVSELNTALEGRVGATRGVLSETDRFLTEALASTREIDRVLDGLADAARTLDEREATIDAALRDLRPAARTLTRNTDDLARLLSRSDRLAVVADRLVRRTRTDLTTVVDELGPVLEEVLTIRDELVPGLDLLADFAERADAAAPTDYLNLRFRLDALAALDGTDPLLPGVPGPDQPGEPGEPGEPGLPGLPGLPDLPGLPDLPGLPGLPGLPALPGLSGLSGLLDAAADATDLPWLLGLRPQGEER from the coding sequence GTGACCCGCCCGGTGGTGTCCCGGTGCGTGCCCCTGGTCCTCGGGCTGGTGCTCGCGGCCGGCGGCTGCAGCACCGTCGACCGGGTCCGGCCCCCGAGCGTGGGCGAGGGGGAGTGGCGACTCTCCGCGGTCGTCGACGACGCCCTCAACCTCCCCGTCGGGGCCGCGGTGAAGTCGCGCGGCCTGGTCGTGGGCCAGGTCGTCGACGTCGAGCCGGACGACTACCGCGCGCGGGTCGAGATGGCGATCGAGGACGACGTCGAGCTGGCCGAGGGCAGCCGGTTCCGGCTGCGCTACACCACCGCGCTGGGCGAGATGTACGTCGACGTGGAGCCCGCTCCCCGTGGACCGCTCCTCGCTGACGGCGACGTGGTCCGCGGGCCGGCGGTCACCACGTCGGCGACCGTGGAGGACACCCTCGCCTCGGCGTCCCTGCTCGTCAACGGCGGCGGGCTCGGCCAGCTCCAGACGATCGTCTCCGAGCTGAACACCGCGCTGGAGGGTCGGGTCGGCGCCACCCGCGGGGTGCTGTCGGAGACCGACCGGTTCCTCACCGAGGCGCTGGCCAGCACGCGCGAGATCGACCGGGTCCTCGACGGGCTCGCCGACGCCGCGCGGACCCTCGACGAGCGCGAGGCGACCATCGACGCCGCCCTGCGCGACCTGCGCCCGGCGGCCCGCACGCTGACCCGCAACACCGACGACCTGGCCCGGCTGCTGAGCCGAAGCGACCGGCTCGCCGTCGTCGCCGACCGGCTCGTGCGGCGCACCCGCACCGACCTCACCACCGTGGTCGACGAGCTCGGTCCCGTCCTGGAGGAGGTCCTCACCATCCGCGACGAGCTCGTCCCCGGGCTCGACCTGCTCGCCGACTTCGCCGAGCGCGCCGACGCCGCCGCCCCCACCGACTACCTCAACCTGCGCTTCCGCCTCGACGCCCTCGCCGCGCTCGACGGCACCGACCCGCTGCTCCCGGGCGTCCCCGGGCCGGACCAGCCCGGCGAGCCGGGCGAGCCGGGCGAGCCGGGTCTCCCGGGGCTGCCGGGACTGCCAGACCTGCCCGGGCTCCCGGATCTGCCGGGGTTGCCCGGCCTCCCGGGCCTGCCGGCGCTGCCCGGTCTGTCGGGGCTCTCCGGGCTGCTCGACGCCGCCGCGGACGCCACCGACCTGCCCTGGCTGCTCGGCCTGCGACCCCAGGGGGAGGAGCGATGA
- a CDS encoding MCE family protein: MRALADRDPMRVGLVTLCVLALLAAGVSAAARLAPGAERYTAVLEHTGGLRVGEEVQVAGVGVGEVTGIELGEERVEVAFTLDGDLRLGARTSAEVKVATLLGTHYLQVSPAGDGELPDATIPLDRTRVPFNLQDVIDEVVPEVDAFDTATIERSLAQVAATMEAAGGELGPALDGVRRLSAVVVERSDDLGELLGATRDVSRRLVDSGTDLVALMRHADAILDTLRVRRQTIHALLRDLAELGTQLAAVVEETEADLAPTLRDLVVVTDLLEEHADDVRDTVRALAPSARYFANASGTGGWLDQYVPGATPDNLECILERSCG; the protein is encoded by the coding sequence ATGAGAGCGCTCGCGGACCGCGACCCGATGCGGGTCGGCCTGGTGACCCTCTGCGTGCTGGCGCTGCTCGCCGCCGGCGTCTCGGCCGCGGCGCGCCTCGCGCCCGGCGCCGAGCGCTACACCGCCGTGCTCGAGCACACCGGCGGCCTCCGCGTCGGCGAGGAGGTCCAGGTCGCCGGCGTCGGCGTCGGCGAGGTCACCGGCATCGAGCTCGGCGAGGAGCGGGTCGAGGTCGCCTTCACCCTCGACGGCGACCTGCGGCTCGGGGCGCGGACCAGCGCCGAGGTCAAGGTGGCGACCCTGCTCGGCACCCACTACCTCCAGGTCTCGCCCGCGGGCGACGGCGAGCTGCCCGACGCCACGATCCCGCTCGACCGCACGCGCGTGCCCTTCAACCTCCAGGACGTCATCGACGAGGTGGTCCCCGAGGTCGACGCGTTCGACACCGCCACCATCGAGCGCTCGCTCGCGCAGGTGGCCGCGACCATGGAGGCCGCGGGCGGCGAGCTCGGCCCCGCCCTCGACGGCGTACGTCGCCTCTCCGCCGTCGTCGTCGAGCGCTCCGATGACCTCGGCGAGCTGCTCGGCGCGACCCGCGACGTCAGCCGCCGGCTCGTCGACAGCGGCACGGACCTGGTCGCCCTGATGCGCCACGCCGACGCGATCCTCGACACCCTCCGCGTGCGCCGCCAGACCATCCACGCCCTCCTGCGCGACCTCGCCGAGCTCGGCACCCAGCTCGCGGCCGTGGTCGAGGAGACCGAGGCCGACCTCGCGCCCACGCTGCGCGACCTCGTGGTCGTCACCGACCTGCTCGAGGAGCACGCCGACGACGTGCGCGACACCGTGCGCGCCCTGGCGCCCTCGGCCCGCTACTTCGCGAACGCGAGCGGCACCGGCGGCTGGCTGGACCAGTACGTCCCCGGCGCCACCCCCGACAACCTCGAGTGCATCCTGGAGAGGTCCTGCGGATGA
- a CDS encoding MCE family protein yields MSPTAPARAPRRRAAALALLLGALLTTAGCDPLGPSTLRLTAELDDAAGLFVGNDVGVLGVPVGEITAVTPRGDVVEVEMAVDAGTDLPASAGAVVVARSVATDRYLELTPAFADGPRMEDGDRIPLDRTRTPVEFDEVLASLEGFSTGLAGEDGEARALRRLLSASAEALEGRGADANATVRELSAAARGLSGHREELVGTIDGLDDLTALVAANDEVVDQFLTSVADATDLLADERHAFGRSLTSLSGALDSLAVFVRENRPALRGSLRGLTRVTRNLLVHQADLAEAVEVAPLTFENIGNAIDDDDRLDVRMPVRHLAPAPEVIDALCDGVLPAGVCDELGTSPDIGDLLLALLGMRP; encoded by the coding sequence ATGAGCCCGACCGCCCCCGCCCGCGCGCCCCGGCGCCGCGCCGCCGCGCTCGCGCTCCTGCTCGGCGCGCTGCTGACCACGGCCGGTTGCGACCCGCTCGGCCCCTCGACGCTGCGGCTGACCGCCGAGCTGGACGACGCCGCCGGCCTCTTCGTCGGCAACGACGTCGGCGTGCTCGGCGTGCCGGTCGGCGAGATCACCGCGGTCACCCCGCGCGGCGACGTCGTCGAGGTCGAGATGGCGGTCGACGCCGGCACCGACCTGCCCGCGAGCGCCGGCGCGGTGGTGGTCGCCCGCTCCGTCGCGACCGACCGCTACCTCGAGCTCACCCCGGCCTTCGCCGACGGGCCCCGCATGGAGGACGGCGACCGCATCCCGCTGGACCGCACCCGCACGCCGGTGGAGTTCGACGAGGTGCTGGCCTCCCTGGAGGGGTTCAGCACCGGCCTGGCCGGCGAGGACGGCGAGGCCCGGGCGCTGCGCCGGCTCCTCTCGGCGAGCGCCGAGGCGCTCGAGGGCCGCGGGGCGGACGCCAACGCGACCGTCCGCGAGCTCTCGGCGGCCGCCCGTGGCCTGTCCGGGCACCGCGAGGAGCTCGTCGGCACGATCGACGGGCTCGACGACCTCACCGCGCTCGTCGCCGCCAACGACGAGGTCGTCGACCAGTTCCTCACCAGCGTCGCCGACGCGACCGACCTGCTCGCCGACGAGCGCCACGCCTTCGGCCGCTCGCTCACCTCCCTCAGCGGCGCCCTGGACTCCCTCGCGGTCTTCGTCCGGGAGAACCGCCCGGCGCTGCGCGGCTCGCTGCGCGGGCTGACCCGCGTCACCCGGAACCTGCTCGTCCACCAGGCCGATCTCGCCGAGGCCGTCGAGGTCGCCCCGCTGACCTTCGAGAACATCGGCAACGCCATCGACGACGACGACCGGCTCGACGTGCGGATGCCGGTGCGGCACCTCGCGCCGGCCCCCGAGGTCATCGACGCGCTGTGCGACGGCGTCCTGCCCGCCGGGGTCTGCGACGAGCTCGGCACGTCGCCCGACATCGGTGACCTCCTCCTCGCGCTCCTCGGGATGCGGCCGTGA